The genomic stretch TCTTCATCAGCCCTTGCGCGAAGGCTTCGCCTTGTGCGAGTTTCCTGCCTCCGCGTCCTTCTCCGGCTTAAGGTCGTAACTTTCTGCCTGCGAGGGGAAACGTCCTTCGTGGATATCTTCCACCCACGTGCTCACCGCATCGCGTACGAGCTGCGCACCGGGAATGTAGTGACGCACGAACTTCGGCTTGAATTTGTCGAAGATGCCCAGTAGATCGTAATTCACTAAGATCTGCCCGTCGCAGTCCGGCCCGGAGCCGATGCCGATGGTCGGAATCTTCAGGGATTTGCTCACGGTGCCGGCCAAACTGCTCGGGATCTTCTCCAGGACAATCGCAAAGCACCCGGCCTTTTCCAGCGCCACGGCATCGGCAATGAGTTGCTCGCCTTCTTCGCGCGTGGTCGCCTGCAAGCCGTAGCCGCCAAACACGTTGATCTTCTGCGGCGTCAACCCAAGGTGTCCCATCACGGGGATGCCCGTGTCCACCATCCGTGTGATCGTCGGCAGCAGATACGGCGGCGCTCCCTCAAGTTTCACCGCCTGCGCTCCGCCTTCCTTCAGAAAGCGCACCGCATTGTGGATCGTGTCTTCCGTCGAAATCTGAAAGCTCCCGAACGGCATGTCCGCAATCACCATCACGCGCGAGGTTCCACGCGAAACGCACCGTGTCAAAAACAGCATCGCGTCCATCGTCATGGGTATGGTCGTCGAGTGTCCGGCCACCACATTGCCCGCGCTGTCTCCCACCAACAGGAAATCCACGCCGGCTTCCTCTTCCAGCGCGGCGAACACGGCATCATACGCCGTGAGTCCGACGATTTTTCGCCCTTCTTCCTTGCAGCGCACGATCTGCGGCGCCGTCACTCGCGGAAAGGCCTGTGTCTTACTCATAAGTTCTCCGCTCCATCAAATCCGGAAATCACACCGCCGCCCAACACCAGCTCGTCATCGTAGAACACCGCGGACTGTCCCGGTGTTACCGCCCGCACTGGCTGGTCAAATTCAATTCGCGCACGTCCACCGGGCAGGGGGATGACCCTCGCCGTATGCGGCACATCGCGATACCGCACCTTCACCGCACAGGCGACACCGTCTGAGGGCTCCCCAATGGACACCCAGTTGACGTCATGCACCAGCGCGGCACGGGCGAAACACTCATCCTCGTAGCCGACATGAATCCGGTTGGCTACCGGATCAATCCGCTTGATATACAGTGGCCGGTCAGCGGAAATCCCCATTCCCTTGCGCTGGCCCACCGTGAAATTGGTAATCCCGTCGTGGTAGCCGAGCACTTTCCCTTCCGGCCCCACAATTTCGCCGCGATGAATCACCTTCAGTTCCTCGGCGAAATTATCTTTCAGGAAGCGGCGGTAATCGTCGTCCGGCACAAAGCAGATATCCTGGCTTTCCGGCTTGTCCGCCGTGGCCAGTCCTAATTCCGCCGCAATCTGCCGCACCTGCGGCTTGGTCAGTTCTCCCAGCGGAAACACGGTTCGCGCCAGGCTCTCTTGAGACAACCCCCACAGTGCGTAGGATTGGTCCTTCTCGCCATACAGCGCCGTCCTGAGTTGCACCCGCCCGTCCTTGCGCGCTACGCGCGCATAATGGCCGGTCGCCAGATACTCGCAGCCCATTTTCCGGGCACGCTCGATCAGCGTCTGCCACTTGACAAAGCTGTTGCAGCGCACACACGGATTCGGCGTCCTTCCAGCAAGATATTCCTGCGCGAAATTTCGCACCACCGAACCGTGAAACTCATTCGACAGATCCATCACATAATGCCGGAACCCCATGCGATGGGCCACCGCCGCGGCATCCTGCGCCATCGTAATCGAGCAGCACCCCGATGCCCGGTTCAGCGACATCTCCTCACCCTTGGCATCGGTCCACAGGTGCATGGTCACACCCACCACGTCATACCCCTGCTGCTTCAGCAACGCCGCCGCCACCGAACTATCCACCCCACCCGACATCGCCACCGCGACAACGGCGTGCTCGTTGAGGTCGCCGCGCGGGGTGTCCTTACCCCGCGCGTCCGGGGACCTGAGCGTGTTCTCCAATAGTAACATCACTAATCTCGCACTTATCTCATCGCCGCCGGTGCCAATGCTCTCTGCGCGGCAACCACACCCGGCAGTACAGTCATCAATGCTTCTACATCCGCCATACTATTGAATCGTCCGAAGGAGAACCGCAGCGACGCCTGCGCCACGATGGGATCGAGCCCCAGCGCAATGAGCACGTGCGAAGCTCCAATCGCTCCCGCGCTGCACGCACTTCCCGTTGAGACACAAAACCCTTTGCGATCCAGCGCAATCAACAGAGCCTCGCCTTCGCATCCGAGAAACGACATATTCAGCAGTGCCGGCGCGCGATGTGTTCGAGAACCGTTCACACACACGTCCGGAATCTGCTCGAGGATCGAAGCTTCCAATCGGTCGCGCATCGCCAGCAGGCGTTGCGACTCTTCCGCAAACATCTCCCGGCACAGGTCTGCCGCTTTGCCGAAGCCGCTGATCCCCGGCGTGTTTTCTGTGCCGGTTCGCAATCCGCGCTCCTGGCTTCCGCCGATAAACCTTGGAGACAACCGTGTTCCGCGTTTAATCACCAGCGCGCCCACGCCTTTCGGGCCATAAATTTTGTGACTCGAAATGCTTGCCAGATCGGCATTCAGTTCGGCAAACCGGAAGGGAATCTTTCCGAAGCTCTGCACGCAATCCGTGTGAAACACCACTCCGTGCTCACGGCACAGCGCACCAATCTTTGCGACATCCTGGATCGTCCCCAGCTCGTTGTTGACGTGCATTACGGAAACCACCGCCGTCTTGTCGGTGATCGCCTTTGCCACGTCCTGCGGATCGAGCCGCCCCTCGCTGTCAACCGGCAGAATCGTGGCCTCGCCCCCGCGCTCTTTCCAACGCTTCGCCGTGTCCAGCACCGCATGGTGCTCGTTCGCTGCCGTAATCAGGTGACTCTTCTTGCCATGCCAATAGTCCAGCACGCCAAGGAGCGCCCAGTTGTCGGCTTCCGTCCCGCCGGACGTAAAATACACTTCGTCGTCACGGCAGCCCATGAGCCGCGCAATGGACGCACGGGATTCTTCCAGCCGCATCTTTGCCCGGCTGCCGATCTCGTGCGCACTCGACGGATTTCCCCAGTAATCCGTCAGGGTCTCGGACATGGCGGCGATGACGGCCGGATCCGGTCTCGTCGTGGCGGCATTGTCCAGATAAATGGGCTGGTCTCTCTGTGTCATAGTCTATGCCTCGAATCACTCCAATATACGGCTAAATTACAGCAAAATCAAGCGCTATGCATCTATGAAAGCATTGACTTTTGATAGAGAAGGTTTTACATTGTCACGAACAGCCTTATCCCAGCGGAATTGCCTATGAAAGTCGCCTTCGTTTTTTTTGCCCTGCTCGCCGCCCTCACTCTGGCGACAGCCCAGGAAGCAACTGATCCTGCCTTTGAACCACCCATGAGCCAGCCGGGTTCTGATTCCCAAGTGCGTTGGAATGGCACTCTTGGCATGGTTATCATGAACGGCAAGGTCTATCAGCAATTTGGTCTTCGACCGGACATCCCTTTCGGTAAGTTTGGAGTAGGGCTCGATCTGACCTTTCGCTTTGATGCCGACGGCAATTTCAAAAAGGATGAATGGAATACGGGCCGCGCTTATGTGGAAAAGATCTACTACGTCCGTTATGGCCAGCCCGGCGATCCATTCTATGCACGCGCGGGAGCACTCGACAATGTGACTCTCGGCTACGGCATGATCATGCGCCGCTACTCGAACACGATTCAGTATCCTGAGGTTAAGCGAATCGGCTTCTACACCGAAGGCGGTGTTGATGGTTACAGTTGGCAAGCTATGCTGAACAGCGTCAGCGAACTGGATCAACCCGGCCTGATGGCCGCACGCTTAAGCTACGATACAGGCTTGCAAGGCCTCACCGTCGGCGCGACCGTTGCCCATGATGGCAATCAGTTTGCCGGTCTGACGGACAAGGATCACGACGGTGTTCCCGACCGGCTGGACCTCTTTCCCAACCGCAACGATTTCCGGATTCGCGACCAACTGCTCTCGTCATTCCACAATGATACGACCACCCGCGATTACCTGATCGATAACGGCTTTTTGCCCGATTTCCGGAAGGCACCCGTCAGCTATAATGACATCAAGGAATCGGTGACGGAGTTCGGCGCGGACGCGGGCTTCCCACTTGTAAAAGGCAGCAAGTTTTCCGTCTGGACCTATGCGCAGATTGCCAAGATCGCCCGCCACGGCTGGGGCTGGTCTTTCCCCGGGGCTCGCATGCAGGTTGGCCCGCTCACTCTCAGCGGCGAGTACCGCCAGTATGGCAAGGAATTCCGCGGGGAGTTCTTCAATTTCACCTATGAACTCGAGCGCGCGCAGCTTCAGGGCGATTCCCTGTTCATCACCAAGGAAAAGGCCCTGAACAATCTCGGGTCGGCCAAGGGATTCTTCGGCGATGCCCTGATATCCATCCAGACCTTCGGCTATCTGTACGGCTGGTATGAGGACATGCACGGCGCGCAGTACCACGACGGCAAAACACTTTACGGCGAACTCGGCGTCACACCGCCGCAGGTTACCCGCATGCAAAAGCTTACCGGCTATTACATGCAGCCCAACGTGCATACCCTACTGAACCGCGTGACCGAAGGCACCATTTACGGTGCCAAACTCTACTTCGCCTTAGCGCGCAACGTCAGCCTGGTGTATGACCATCGCATCACCTACTATAACGGGCAAAATCACCGCACTGTCCGAGTCGAGACTATGGTCTCCTTCTGAGCGGCATTGTTCCCAGAAACGCAAAAACCCGAAACCTGATACGGTTTCGGGTTTTCTTATCCCCAGTGCCCGAGGAGTTCAGTCGCGCTCGAGCAGAAATCGCAGCAGCTTTTCCATCTTCTCCACCGCTTGCCCCCGGTGGGAGATGCGGTTCTTCTCCTCGAGGTCAATCTCGGCCATGGTCCGACCGGACGGCAACACAAAAACCGGATCGTAGCCAAACCCTTTGGTGCCTCGCCTCTCCCGGCCGATGTTTCCTTCCACCTTGCCCTCCACGCAAAAGAGGCTGTCTGGAGTCTTCAGACAGATCACCGTCCGAAACTGCGCCTGCCTCTTTTCCGCAGGAATCCCTTCCATTTCAGAAATCAACTTCACACAGTTGGACTCGTAAGTCGCGCCCGGACCGGAATATCGAGCCGAGTAAACACCCGGCGCGCCGTCCAGTGCGTCCACTTCAAGCCCGGTGTCATCCGCCAGAGCCCAAAGTCCCGTCTGCTGCGCTACCTGATTGGCCTTCTTGATCGCGTTGCCATACAAATCGGGCTGGTCTTCGATGACCTCCTCTACAAAAGGAAAATCCGCCAAACTCAAGACAGCTAACGGGAGGGCTCTTAGCTTTTCTTGAATCTCGCGGAATTTATCCCGATTCCTCGTGGCAATCACGAGGGAATCTTTAATCTTATCCAAAGATTTTGGCGCTATTGCACTTACAGATCTTCATCATCTTCGTGACTTGCTTAATGTTGCCGCCACTATTGATGAATTCCTTGACTTTGGTCGCCTGCGGAATCTCGTCACAGACCGGGCAATGCTGGGCGCCTGCGCCCTTCATACGGTCTACTTTGTCCGCAAATGTTTGTTTCTTTGCCACTTAACTGATCCTTAAAGACGATTGATGATTGTGTTGGAATCCTGCAAGATAGGGACTTACTCTCCCTTTGTCAAGTCCCAACACAAACGACGTCTGCTGCCCCCAAGGGCAGCAGATGGTTTCCCCTTACTCTGCGCAGCGCTTCAGCGCTACTTGCTCGCACCCGTCAGATGGAAATTCTCCTGCTGCAAGTCGGGCTTGGATGCAGGAGGCTTCGTCGAGTCCTTCTTGGCATCCGCCATCGTCTTGCCATCTTCAGACACCAGTTTAGGTGTCGAAGCCTGCAGTTCATTCGCTGGGGCTGAAACCTGATTCGGCACAACCGGCACTGCTTTGCCAGCCGCCGAAGCCCCCGCAATCGAAGAGCTACCCGTAACCGCCGAATTCGGAGATTTCACATTCAAGTCAAATGCAAAGAAAGCGATAGCCAAAGCCGTAGCGAACCCAAGGCCTGCACCCGCCCAGCCCAGCGTCCAATTGCGCACCGAACTTGGAGCCCGCACCCCCGCCTCTTCCGCCGCCAACTTCCGTTGCAACCGATATTCGAACTTCGGCGAACAATGTACGGTGGGCAAACTCCTCAACATAGATCTGACCATAAGCAGATCCGGCGAGACCCCGTCTTCACCCTCTGACGACCCAATCACGGACTTAGGCATCAGTTTTCCCTGGTTTTCCACCTTCAGACTCCTCAAGCATCAAGAATTTTAGCCTCTTCTGCAATCGGCTACGCCCTCTGTTGACTCTGGATTTTACAGTTCCGAGCGGCACATTCAGAATTTGGCTGATTTCCTCGTACGACAAATCCTGAATGTCGCGCAAAAGTACTGCCTCCTTGAAATGATAAGGAAGCGCGTTGATTTCCTTGAGAATTATTTCACTCTTCAGCGCACCGTCTACATCGCGCTCAATGTCCGAAGAGGTGTCCACCAGATCGTAATCCTTCTCATCCTCGCCTTTCGAACTGATCGAGAAGAAGTTTCGCACTTTTCTCCGCCTCAGCTCCGTCTTTGCCAGGTTTGACGCGATGGTGTAGATCCAAGTCGAGAACTTCGCGACTTGGTGGTACCGATGTCTATTACGATAGACCCGCAGGAAAGTTTCCTGAACGATGTCCTCGCTAAAGAACGCGTCGCCCAGCAGGCGCACAACAAAATTGAATAAAGGATCGCGATAACGCCGAACAATCTCCTCGAATGCTGACACGTCACCGTTCTGGAATGCCAGAATCAGATCTTCATCGGTCGGCGATCCGACAGAATTTTCCATCATCGACTATCCTGTTAACTCTTGATCTAAAAAACGGGTTCCTTAAAAGATCCAAAAATCAGGCCGCAAACCGCCACAACCACTCGAAGTAGTAATATGGATCCTGCGACTCCGATTTAGCGCGAACTTCTACGTCCAAAAGCCCGGTAATCGCCTGACGTATCCGGGGCTCGTCAAGCTTCTGTGCCGTCTGCCTGTAAGCGTCTTTTTTAAAGATTTGCCTGCCGAAGATGGCGTCATAAGCCTGCCGCGCCTCTTCGGTTCTTTCCCATGTACTCGGCTTCTTTAGAATACCCTTCACCTGCCAAAGTTTCAGCACCATGCCCCGGTGAAAAGCCACCAGCCTCAGCAAGGCCTCTCCCCCATCGAGCAACGAGCGCGCAATGCGGTGCGCCTGCTCAGGCCGGCGGGCCATCAGTGCGTCTTCAAGATTATAGACCGTATATTCCGAGGAGACACCCGAAACCTTCATCAGCACCTGCACGCTGATCTCTTTCTCCTCGCCCACATACAAAATTGCGTGGTTCAATTTCGCCGCCAGATCGGACAAATTCTTCAGCGACGTTTCCACCACGTATCGCAGGGCATCCTCCTCAATCTTCTTCCCCTGCCGCTGCACGAACTTTTCCGCCCATGCCGCGCGGTCGCCTTCTCGCAGATCCCGGAACTCCACATCGGTCACATGACTCGAGGCCAGCAAGCCTGCCAGTCGTGTCTCGCGGCTGTCTCCTCCTAAGACCACTATCAGCGTGGTAGTCGCCGATGGCCGCGCCGCATAGCGCGTCAGGGCATCCGCTACATCCTGTTTGATCTCCCCGGAAGACTCCCACAACACGACCCGCCGCTCACTGAGCAGGGGCAATGTAGTCACCGCATTCCAGAGCGTACCGCCATCCGCATCCGAGCCACGGAACTCGGTAAAGTCGAACGCGGCCGCATCGGGAGTCACGATCTTCGACAGATACTCCTCTTGAGCTTCGCGCAGCAAGAACTCCTCGCTGCCCCGCAGGACAACGATCTCGAAGTGCTTGCCTTTGCGTACGTCCCTGAGAAACTCCGTCGCGGTCATTGTGCAGTTACCCCGTTCTGCCGGTATGCCGGCAGCCGGCACGCCGCTACGAAATCCACAAACAATTTCTGCTGGAGCGCGTAACAACTGGCAAGCCGCTCCGGATGCCACTGCACGGCAACCAGATACGGGTGGCCGCGGTGCTCCATCGCCTCTGCCACGCCTTCTTCCGAACGCCCCACCACCCGCAGCGGCGGCGCAGGTTTGTCCACTCCCTGATGATGGTGACTGTTGACCCTCAGAAGGGTCTCGCCGAACACCCGCGACAGCCGGCAGCTTTCCTCCAGCCGTACTTCATGCGTCGGGTTGCTGGACGGCACACGCTGCGCGTGATGCGCGACGCCTGCCTGAGTCGGAATATCCTGAATCAAGGTGCCGCCGAGTGCCACGTTGATCACCTGAAACCCACGGCAGATGGCAAGAATCGGCTTGCCGGTCTCCACGAACAGCCTGAACAGGTGAAATTCGAACTTGTCGCGGGCCTCGGCAACCTCCGTCGCGTCGTGGACATCCTGTCCGTACAGCGACGGATTTACATCCTCGCCTCCGGTGAACAGCAAGCCATCCAGTCTTTGGGCAAGCTGGCGCATCGCCTCCGGATCATCCGTATGCGACAGCAGCACCGGAATTCCACCGGCCTCTTCAACGCGCCTCGGATAGTTCTGATCAATGTACAGAATCTCCGCCGTGCGGCAGAACGGGCGCAGATCCGACGGACCGGCATATCCGGGCGACACCCCGATCATCGGCCGCGCGCTGCTCAAATGTGGAATCCTGTCTTTAATGCAAACAGCACCAGGGCCGATGCGAACAACAAATACCACGCAAACGGCTGAATCACGCGCCGCTGCAACAGCTTCATCAGGATCCAAATCGCCAAATAGCTGACGATCATGGAGACCACCGTTCCCACTATCGTGGCCGTTCCGTCCGGTCCCATAACTCCGGCAAGGTCATGCCGCTGCAGAAAGATGGCGCCGAGAATCGCGGGAATCGCAATCAGGAACGAGAAATTGGCCGCCGCCTTCGGATGCAGTCCGCACAGCATGCCCATCACCAGCGTAGCTCCGGAGCGCGACACGCCCGGCAGAATCGCCACTCCTTGAAACAGACCAATCAGCAGCGCATCCGGAATAGTGATGTCCCGCAATTGTTTGGAACCC from bacterium encodes the following:
- the panB gene encoding 3-methyl-2-oxobutanoate hydroxymethyltransferase, which gives rise to MSKTQAFPRVTAPQIVRCKEEGRKIVGLTAYDAVFAALEEEAGVDFLLVGDSAGNVVAGHSTTIPMTMDAMLFLTRCVSRGTSRVMVIADMPFGSFQISTEDTIHNAVRFLKEGGAQAVKLEGAPPYLLPTITRMVDTGIPVMGHLGLTPQKINVFGGYGLQATTREEGEQLIADAVALEKAGCFAIVLEKIPSSLAGTVSKSLKIPTIGIGSGPDCDGQILVNYDLLGIFDKFKPKFVRHYIPGAQLVRDAVSTWVEDIHEGRFPSQAESYDLKPEKDAEAGNSHKAKPSRKG
- the mnmA gene encoding tRNA 2-thiouridine(34) synthase MnmA, with the translated sequence MLLLENTLRSPDARGKDTPRGDLNEHAVVAVAMSGGVDSSVAAALLKQQGYDVVGVTMHLWTDAKGEEMSLNRASGCCSITMAQDAAAVAHRMGFRHYVMDLSNEFHGSVVRNFAQEYLAGRTPNPCVRCNSFVKWQTLIERARKMGCEYLATGHYARVARKDGRVQLRTALYGEKDQSYALWGLSQESLARTVFPLGELTKPQVRQIAAELGLATADKPESQDICFVPDDDYRRFLKDNFAEELKVIHRGEIVGPEGKVLGYHDGITNFTVGQRKGMGISADRPLYIKRIDPVANRIHVGYEDECFARAALVHDVNWVSIGEPSDGVACAVKVRYRDVPHTARVIPLPGGRARIEFDQPVRAVTPGQSAVFYDDELVLGGGVISGFDGAENL
- a CDS encoding cysteine desulfurase family protein — its product is MTQRDQPIYLDNAATTRPDPAVIAAMSETLTDYWGNPSSAHEIGSRAKMRLEESRASIARLMGCRDDEVYFTSGGTEADNWALLGVLDYWHGKKSHLITAANEHHAVLDTAKRWKERGGEATILPVDSEGRLDPQDVAKAITDKTAVVSVMHVNNELGTIQDVAKIGALCREHGVVFHTDCVQSFGKIPFRFAELNADLASISSHKIYGPKGVGALVIKRGTRLSPRFIGGSQERGLRTGTENTPGISGFGKAADLCREMFAEESQRLLAMRDRLEASILEQIPDVCVNGSRTHRAPALLNMSFLGCEGEALLIALDRKGFCVSTGSACSAGAIGASHVLIALGLDPIVAQASLRFSFGRFNSMADVEALMTVLPGVVAAQRALAPAAMR
- the rdgB gene encoding RdgB/HAM1 family non-canonical purine NTP pyrophosphatase; its protein translation is MKDSLVIATRNRDKFREIQEKLRALPLAVLSLADFPFVEEVIEDQPDLYGNAIKKANQVAQQTGLWALADDTGLEVDALDGAPGVYSARYSGPGATYESNCVKLISEMEGIPAEKRQAQFRTVICLKTPDSLFCVEGKVEGNIGRERRGTKGFGYDPVFVLPSGRTMAEIDLEEKNRISHRGQAVEKMEKLLRFLLERD
- a CDS encoding sigma-70 family RNA polymerase sigma factor, whose amino-acid sequence is MMENSVGSPTDEDLILAFQNGDVSAFEEIVRRYRDPLFNFVVRLLGDAFFSEDIVQETFLRVYRNRHRYHQVAKFSTWIYTIASNLAKTELRRRKVRNFFSISSKGEDEKDYDLVDTSSDIERDVDGALKSEIILKEINALPYHFKEAVLLRDIQDLSYEEISQILNVPLGTVKSRVNRGRSRLQKRLKFLMLEESEGGKPGKTDA
- the holA gene encoding DNA polymerase III subunit delta; protein product: MTATEFLRDVRKGKHFEIVVLRGSEEFLLREAQEEYLSKIVTPDAAAFDFTEFRGSDADGGTLWNAVTTLPLLSERRVVLWESSGEIKQDVADALTRYAARPSATTTLIVVLGGDSRETRLAGLLASSHVTDVEFRDLREGDRAAWAEKFVQRQGKKIEEDALRYVVETSLKNLSDLAAKLNHAILYVGEEKEISVQVLMKVSGVSSEYTVYNLEDALMARRPEQAHRIARSLLDGGEALLRLVAFHRGMVLKLWQVKGILKKPSTWERTEEARQAYDAIFGRQIFKKDAYRQTAQKLDEPRIRQAITGLLDVEVRAKSESQDPYYYFEWLWRFAA
- a CDS encoding gamma-glutamyl-gamma-aminobutyrate hydrolase family protein, coding for MSSARPMIGVSPGYAGPSDLRPFCRTAEILYIDQNYPRRVEEAGGIPVLLSHTDDPEAMRQLAQRLDGLLFTGGEDVNPSLYGQDVHDATEVAEARDKFEFHLFRLFVETGKPILAICRGFQVINVALGGTLIQDIPTQAGVAHHAQRVPSSNPTHEVRLEESCRLSRVFGETLLRVNSHHHQGVDKPAPPLRVVGRSEEGVAEAMEHRGHPYLVAVQWHPERLASCYALQQKLFVDFVAACRLPAYRQNGVTAQ
- a CDS encoding undecaprenyl-diphosphate phosphatase; its protein translation is MTLPDAVLLGIIQGLTEFLPVSSSGHLAVFQYLLGLTQPMLTFDVLLHVGSLIAILAFFRKQIIELAISVFAPSREPGSRRLLGLIIVASIPTALIGLGYKDFVETQFESPAAVGMFWLLTAGLLFGVSKMMQGSKQLRDITIPDALLIGLFQGVAILPGVSRSGATLVMGMLCGLHPKAAANFSFLIAIPAILGAIFLQRHDLAGVMGPDGTATIVGTVVSMIVSYLAIWILMKLLQRRVIQPFAWYLLFASALVLFALKTGFHI